A window from Longimicrobiales bacterium encodes these proteins:
- a CDS encoding iron ABC transporter permease: MPARVGFGPRAWAFAALAVASLLWIPILVVGAHVLTPAGETWAHLVDTVLFRYVGSSALLVAGTVALAFTIGVGAAWLVTATEFRGRRIVESMLILPLAVPAYVAAYTYSGMLDVTGPMQRVVRALVPALSDSVLHVTVAGPKAAMLIFGMVLYPYVYVIARASFRRQSRTVLEASRVLGRSAWTTFLRVALPLARPAVVAGLVLVALEVLNDYGTVRFLGVTTFTTGIFRAWSGMGDLDAAIRLAGMLLLFVLAVLLIERVQRGRRRTDAGIETDMPMRRWQLRGVRGAAAFLFCALPILFGFLVPVAQLGYWALRTASRVVDARFLQLIVNSFSLAIGAAVLGVGLALIVAYATRVVNGRAVKAAARVAVLGYSVPGAVIAIGVLAPLSALDRGLGFMSASVFGISTGILLGGTVAALVYAYAVRFMAVAYLPIEAGFDRECRDLDSASRTLGVGTTGTLRRVGLPLLRAALLGAAILVFVDVLKELPATLILRPFNFDTLATRAFQLASDEQIAESACAALILIGAGVLPVIGLDRLLGGRNSR, from the coding sequence ATGCCTGCGCGCGTCGGCTTCGGTCCGCGTGCGTGGGCATTTGCTGCGCTCGCGGTAGCGAGCCTGCTGTGGATCCCGATTCTGGTGGTCGGCGCCCATGTCCTGACGCCGGCGGGCGAGACCTGGGCCCACCTGGTCGACACCGTCCTGTTCCGCTACGTCGGCAGCAGCGCCCTGCTCGTGGCTGGCACCGTCGCGCTCGCCTTCACGATCGGTGTGGGTGCGGCGTGGCTGGTGACCGCGACTGAATTCCGCGGTCGCCGCATCGTCGAGAGCATGCTGATCCTGCCGCTCGCGGTACCGGCGTACGTCGCTGCCTACACGTACTCGGGCATGCTGGACGTGACCGGTCCGATGCAGCGCGTGGTGCGCGCACTGGTGCCCGCGCTCTCCGACAGTGTGCTGCACGTGACGGTCGCCGGGCCGAAGGCGGCGATGCTGATCTTCGGGATGGTGCTGTACCCGTACGTGTACGTGATCGCGCGTGCGAGCTTCCGCCGCCAGTCGCGCACCGTGCTCGAGGCGTCGCGTGTCCTCGGCCGCAGTGCCTGGACGACGTTCCTGCGCGTTGCGCTGCCGCTCGCGCGGCCGGCCGTCGTCGCAGGGCTCGTGCTGGTCGCGCTGGAGGTGCTGAACGACTACGGCACGGTCCGCTTCCTCGGCGTGACGACGTTCACGACCGGCATCTTCCGCGCATGGTCCGGGATGGGCGACCTGGACGCGGCGATCCGCCTTGCGGGGATGCTGCTGCTGTTCGTGCTGGCGGTGCTGCTGATCGAGCGAGTGCAGCGCGGCCGCCGGCGCACGGACGCCGGTATCGAGACGGACATGCCGATGCGCCGCTGGCAGCTGCGCGGCGTGCGCGGGGCTGCGGCGTTCCTGTTCTGCGCGCTGCCGATCCTGTTCGGCTTCCTGGTGCCGGTTGCACAGCTCGGCTACTGGGCGCTCCGCACAGCCTCGCGCGTGGTCGACGCGCGGTTCCTGCAGCTCATCGTGAACAGCTTCTCGCTCGCGATCGGTGCCGCCGTCCTCGGTGTCGGCCTCGCGCTCATCGTCGCGTACGCGACGCGCGTGGTGAACGGGCGCGCCGTGAAGGCAGCCGCACGCGTCGCGGTGCTCGGCTATTCCGTGCCCGGTGCGGTGATCGCCATCGGTGTGCTCGCACCGCTCAGCGCGCTGGACCGCGGGCTCGGCTTCATGAGCGCTTCAGTGTTCGGCATCTCGACGGGTATCCTGCTCGGCGGCACGGTGGCCGCCCTGGTTTACGCGTACGCGGTCCGCTTCATGGCCGTCGCGTACCTGCCGATCGAGGCCGGCTTCGACCGCGAGTGCCGCGACCTGGACTCGGCCTCGCGCACGCTTGGCGTCGGCACGACGGGGACGCTGCGGCGCGTCGGGCTGCCGCTGCTGCGTGCCGCGCTGCTCGGCGCGGCGATCCTGGTGTTCGTCGATGTCCTCAAGGAGCTGCCGGCCACGCTGATCCTGCGACCCTTCAACTTCGATACACTGGCGACCAGGGCGTTCCAGCTCGCCTCCGACGAGCAGATTGCCGAGTCCGCATGCGCAGCACTGATCCTGATCGGCGCCGGCGTGCTGCCGGTGATCGGGCTGGACCGACTGCTCGGGGGGCGCAACAGCCGGTGA
- a CDS encoding ABC transporter ATP-binding protein has protein sequence MSRLVLRDVGKTYPGAARAALRAVDLLVEPGELVGVVGESGSGKTTLLRTIAGLESPTTGTIVIDDRVVSRPRDVVPPEQRGVGLVFQDYALFPHLTVERNIAYGLHRLKRPQRLRRVQELLELVGLAGLGGRYPHELSGGQRQRVAIARALAPDPAVLLLDEPFSNLDTALKDELRAEVGRILRESGTTALIVVHDADDVLALADRVAILRDGDLWQIGSPRELYERPRDAYVARFFGPTNIIPAIARDGVFETSLGDVVSRLAAGNGAPVMLSVRPADIEPAPGGATATVLRASYRGAFVEFTATLQDESGTGLQVVGNAPAGANLTVGQEIGLRIRQNGVQLLGGA, from the coding sequence GTGAGCCGGCTGGTCCTGCGCGACGTCGGGAAGACGTACCCCGGGGCCGCGCGCGCCGCACTCCGCGCCGTCGACCTCCTGGTGGAGCCGGGCGAGCTGGTCGGCGTCGTCGGTGAGAGCGGCTCCGGCAAGACCACACTCCTCCGCACGATCGCAGGTCTCGAGTCGCCGACGACCGGCACCATCGTGATCGATGACCGCGTCGTCTCGCGCCCGCGCGACGTGGTCCCGCCCGAGCAGCGCGGCGTCGGCCTCGTCTTCCAGGATTACGCGCTCTTCCCGCACCTCACGGTCGAGCGCAACATCGCCTACGGCCTGCACCGGCTGAAGCGGCCACAACGCCTGCGGCGCGTGCAGGAGCTGCTCGAGCTGGTCGGCCTGGCGGGCCTCGGCGGGCGCTATCCGCACGAGCTGTCGGGCGGGCAGCGCCAGCGCGTCGCAATCGCGCGCGCGCTCGCACCCGATCCCGCCGTCCTGCTGCTGGACGAGCCGTTCAGCAACCTGGACACGGCACTCAAGGACGAGCTGCGCGCCGAGGTCGGCCGCATCCTGCGCGAAAGCGGCACGACCGCGCTCATCGTCGTGCACGATGCAGACGACGTCCTGGCACTGGCCGACCGTGTCGCGATCCTGCGCGACGGCGACCTCTGGCAGATCGGTTCGCCGCGCGAGCTGTACGAGCGGCCGCGCGACGCGTACGTCGCACGCTTCTTCGGGCCGACCAACATCATCCCGGCAATCGCGCGCGACGGCGTGTTCGAAACCTCGCTGGGCGACGTCGTCTCGCGACTCGCGGCAGGAAACGGCGCGCCAGTCATGCTGTCGGTGCGACCGGCGGACATCGAGCCTGCACCGGGCGGTGCAACGGCGACCGTGCTGCGCGCGAGCTACCGCGGCGCATTCGTCGAGTTCACCGCGACACTGCAGGACGAGAGTGGCACCGGACTGCAGGTCGTCGGCAATGCGCCGGCCGGTGCGAACCTGACCGTGGGGCAGGAAATCGGGCTCAGGATCCGGCAGAACGGCGTACAGCTCCTGGGCGGGGCATAG
- the pdeM gene encoding ligase-associated DNA damage response endonuclease PdeM, protein MRDATPAEARVRGEVLRLHPERAVLWEHTRTLIVADTHFGKAATFRAHGVPVPHGTTHASLQRLDVLLERTHAARILFLGDFLHARAGRAPATLDAIEQWRFRHGTVEMVLVRGNHDREAGDPPASLGITCVDAPMIEAPFVLTHHPAESPLGYVIAGHVHPGVTLRGRARMRARLPCFRIGAAGAVLPAFGDFTGMAEIEPADGDRVFVIAGTEVVQVVGAG, encoded by the coding sequence GTGCGTGACGCGACTCCCGCCGAGGCGCGGGTTCGTGGTGAGGTGCTCCGGCTGCACCCCGAACGCGCGGTGCTGTGGGAGCACACGCGCACGCTGATCGTTGCGGATACCCACTTCGGCAAGGCCGCGACGTTTCGCGCGCATGGCGTGCCGGTGCCGCACGGTACCACGCACGCATCACTGCAGCGGCTCGACGTGCTGCTGGAGCGGACACATGCTGCGCGCATCCTGTTTCTCGGCGATTTCCTGCACGCTCGCGCCGGACGCGCGCCGGCCACGCTGGACGCCATCGAGCAGTGGCGGTTCCGGCATGGCACGGTCGAGATGGTGCTCGTGCGCGGGAACCACGACCGCGAGGCGGGTGATCCGCCCGCGTCGCTCGGGATCACGTGCGTCGATGCGCCCATGATCGAGGCGCCCTTCGTGCTGACGCACCATCCGGCGGAGTCACCGCTCGGCTACGTGATCGCCGGGCACGTGCATCCGGGTGTCACCCTGCGCGGGCGGGCACGCATGCGCGCGCGGCTGCCCTGCTTCCGCATCGGTGCTGCGGGAGCGGTGCTGCCCGCGTTCGGCGACTTCACGGGAATGGCCGAGATCGAGCCGGCGGACGGGGACCGGGTGTTCGTGATCGCGGGGACGGAGGTGGTGCAGGTGGTGGGCGCCGGCTGA
- a CDS encoding ligase-associated DNA damage response DEXH box helicase — MSGARRVESWFRARGWRPFAFQREVWEAYARGQSGLVHAATGTGKTYAVWLAALIEWLNDSDHSSTPPLRVLWITPLRALAADTAEALRLPIEGMGIPWTLETRTSDTSSATRARQRRRLPTALVTTPESLSLFLSMADPAGLFSSLQLVVVDEWHELMGTKRGVQVELALARLRALRPGLRTWGLSATIGNLDDALATLLGTQPASACIVRGQEPKRVVVDALIPDSIERFPWAGHLGTQMLPHVVTAIEEGASAIVFTNTRSQTEIWYRAILGARPDWAGRIALHHGSLDRERRDWVERGLREGTLRCVVATSSLDLGVDFSPVDRVLQVGSPKGVARLLQRAGRSGHQPGAVSRVTCVPTHSLELIEVAAARDGIERGAIESRYPVERPLDVLVQHVITVALGGGFEADALRDEVRTTRAYAELRDDEWAWVLDFARSGGGALTAYPEYARIVEREGRWVVANEQIARRHRMSIGTITGDAEIAVHYLRGGRLGSVEESFIARLTPGDRFIFAGKPLEFVRVRDMKAWVRRAQSAKGAIPRWMGARLPLSGELAHMLRMRLEEAARGEYRGPEMQAVKPILEVQRRWSRIPTSDELLIEHVRTREGHHYYIYPFEGRLVHEGLAALFAYRISRLQPISFAFSMNDYGMELLAPDEAPLEEALEQGLLAPRNLLDDVTASLNATEMAKRQFREIARVAGLVFPGFPRSGKTARQLQASAGLFFDVFTRFDPGNLLVSQAHREVLERQLESSRLGRTLERLSAARVVITTPKRTPPLAFPLLVDRTRERVSSETLETRVRRMQATLERAAGA, encoded by the coding sequence TTGAGCGGGGCGCGGCGAGTCGAGTCGTGGTTCAGGGCGCGGGGGTGGCGTCCCTTTGCGTTTCAGCGCGAGGTGTGGGAGGCGTACGCGCGCGGCCAGAGCGGGCTGGTGCATGCCGCGACGGGGACGGGCAAGACGTACGCGGTGTGGCTGGCTGCGCTCATCGAATGGCTGAACGATTCTGACCACTCGTCCACGCCGCCGCTGCGGGTGCTCTGGATCACGCCGCTACGGGCGCTGGCGGCGGACACGGCCGAGGCGTTGCGCCTGCCGATCGAGGGCATGGGCATACCGTGGACGCTGGAGACACGCACGTCGGATACGTCTTCGGCAACGCGTGCACGGCAGCGTCGGCGGCTGCCCACGGCACTGGTGACCACGCCCGAGTCGCTGTCGCTGTTTCTCTCCATGGCCGATCCTGCCGGGCTCTTCTCGTCCTTGCAGCTCGTGGTGGTGGACGAGTGGCACGAGCTGATGGGCACCAAGCGCGGTGTGCAGGTGGAGCTCGCGCTCGCGCGACTGCGTGCGCTTCGACCGGGGCTGCGCACCTGGGGCCTGTCCGCCACGATCGGCAACCTCGACGACGCGCTGGCGACGCTGCTCGGCACGCAGCCGGCGTCCGCCTGCATCGTGCGTGGCCAGGAGCCGAAGCGCGTGGTGGTCGATGCGCTGATCCCCGACTCGATCGAGCGCTTCCCGTGGGCGGGTCACCTGGGCACGCAGATGCTGCCGCACGTGGTGACCGCGATCGAGGAGGGGGCGAGCGCGATCGTCTTCACCAACACGCGCTCGCAGACGGAGATCTGGTATCGGGCGATCCTCGGCGCGCGACCCGACTGGGCCGGCCGGATCGCACTGCATCACGGGTCGCTGGACCGGGAGCGGCGGGACTGGGTCGAGCGCGGGCTGCGCGAAGGGACGTTGCGCTGCGTCGTTGCGACATCGTCACTGGATCTCGGTGTAGACTTCTCCCCCGTCGATCGCGTGCTGCAGGTCGGCAGCCCCAAGGGCGTCGCGCGGCTGCTGCAGCGCGCCGGGCGGAGCGGCCACCAGCCGGGCGCGGTCAGCCGCGTCACCTGCGTACCGACGCACTCGCTCGAGCTGATCGAGGTCGCGGCCGCGCGCGACGGCATCGAGCGGGGCGCAATCGAATCGCGCTACCCCGTCGAGCGGCCGCTGGACGTGCTGGTGCAGCACGTGATCACCGTGGCGCTGGGCGGCGGCTTCGAGGCGGATGCACTGCGCGACGAGGTGCGCACTACGCGCGCGTATGCGGAGCTGCGCGACGACGAGTGGGCGTGGGTGCTCGACTTCGCGCGCAGCGGTGGCGGCGCACTGACGGCGTACCCCGAGTACGCGCGTATCGTCGAGCGTGAGGGGCGGTGGGTCGTTGCAAACGAGCAGATCGCGCGGCGCCACCGCATGTCGATCGGCACGATCACCGGCGACGCCGAGATCGCCGTTCACTACCTGCGTGGCGGGCGGCTGGGTTCCGTCGAGGAATCGTTCATCGCGCGACTGACGCCGGGTGACCGCTTCATCTTCGCGGGCAAGCCGCTGGAGTTCGTGCGCGTGCGCGACATGAAGGCCTGGGTGCGGCGCGCGCAATCGGCAAAGGGCGCGATCCCGCGCTGGATGGGAGCCCGGCTGCCGCTGTCGGGCGAGCTCGCGCACATGCTCCGCATGCGCCTCGAGGAGGCGGCGCGCGGCGAGTACCGCGGGCCGGAGATGCAGGCGGTGAAGCCGATCCTCGAGGTGCAGCGGAGGTGGTCCCGCATCCCGACCAGCGACGAGCTGCTGATCGAGCACGTGCGCACGCGCGAGGGGCATCACTACTACATCTACCCGTTCGAGGGGCGGCTCGTGCACGAGGGGCTGGCCGCCCTTTTCGCGTATCGCATCTCGCGACTGCAGCCGATCAGCTTTGCGTTCTCCATGAACGACTACGGCATGGAGCTGCTCGCGCCGGACGAGGCGCCGCTCGAAGAAGCGCTCGAGCAGGGGCTGCTCGCGCCACGCAACCTGCTGGACGACGTGACGGCGTCGCTCAATGCGACCGAGATGGCGAAGCGGCAGTTCCGCGAGATCGCGCGCGTCGCGGGACTCGTCTTTCCCGGCTTTCCCCGCTCCGGCAAGACGGCGCGCCAGCTCCAGGCCTCGGCAGGGCTGTTCTTCGACGTGTTCACGCGCTTCGATCCGGGCAACCTGCTGGTCTCGCAGGCGCACCGTGAAGTGCTGGAGCGCCAGCTCGAGAGCTCACGGCTCGGCCGCACGCTGGAGCGACTGTCGGCCGCGCGTGTCGTGATCACCACGCCGAAGCGCACCCCGCCGCTCGCGTTTCCGCTGCTGGTCGACCGCACGCGCGAGCGCGTCTCGTCGGAAACGCTGGAGACGCGCGTGCGCAGGATGCAGGCGACGCTGGAGCGCGCCGCCGGTGCGTGA
- a CDS encoding ATP-dependent DNA ligase: MKRFAALYEALDATTRTSEKVAAMVHYFGDAPAADAAWAVHFLSGNRPKRLIGVRKLAAWALAEADVPEWLFEECYSAVGDLAETIALLLPAAPETSDEPLHVWIEERLLPLANVDEAAQRSAMLRAWRALDGTERFVWNKLITGAFRVGVSRSLVIRALAGTSGIDEPTIAHRLSGHWEPTASGFAQLVSADTDDADLSRPYPFFLAYALENDLAALGDVSEWQAEWKWDGIRAQLVRRRGRTFLWTRGEELVTERFPEIAEAARLLPDGTVLDGEILPWREDAPLPFAQLQRRIGRTKLGPKILAEVPVVLVAYDLLECAGEDVRARPFAWRRDTLVQLLAEVRGTDRFRVSPVVTASSWDELRREQARARDECAEGLMLKRRDAPYGVGRRKGPWWKWKVEPYTADAVLIYAQPGSGRRASLHTDYTFAVWNDDGELVPFAKAYSGLTDAEIRKLDAWIRRNTIEKFGPVRHVKPEHVFELAFEGIQESTRHKSGIAVRFPRILRWRTDKVVRDADSLGTLRGLISQ, from the coding sequence ATGAAACGGTTTGCCGCCCTCTACGAGGCCCTCGACGCGACGACGCGCACCAGTGAGAAGGTCGCCGCGATGGTGCACTACTTCGGCGATGCACCGGCCGCGGATGCTGCGTGGGCGGTGCATTTCCTGTCCGGCAACCGGCCGAAGCGGCTGATCGGCGTGCGCAAGCTGGCCGCGTGGGCACTGGCCGAAGCGGACGTCCCCGAGTGGCTGTTCGAGGAGTGCTACAGCGCGGTCGGTGACCTGGCAGAAACGATCGCACTGCTGCTTCCCGCCGCGCCGGAAACGAGCGACGAGCCGCTGCACGTCTGGATCGAGGAGCGGCTGCTGCCGCTCGCGAATGTCGATGAGGCTGCACAGCGCAGTGCGATGCTGCGCGCATGGCGTGCGCTGGACGGCACGGAACGATTTGTCTGGAACAAGCTGATCACCGGCGCGTTTCGCGTCGGCGTGTCGCGCAGCCTGGTGATCCGCGCACTGGCAGGCACGAGCGGGATCGACGAGCCGACGATCGCGCACCGGCTGTCCGGCCACTGGGAGCCGACGGCAAGCGGGTTCGCGCAGCTCGTCTCTGCCGATACCGACGATGCCGATCTTTCCCGGCCCTACCCCTTCTTCCTCGCCTATGCGCTCGAGAACGACCTCGCCGCGCTGGGCGACGTGAGCGAATGGCAGGCGGAGTGGAAGTGGGACGGCATCCGCGCGCAGCTCGTGCGGCGGCGCGGTCGCACGTTCCTGTGGACGCGTGGCGAGGAGCTGGTTACGGAGCGGTTCCCGGAAATCGCGGAAGCCGCGCGGCTGCTTCCGGACGGCACGGTGCTGGACGGTGAGATCCTGCCATGGCGCGAGGACGCGCCGCTTCCCTTTGCGCAGCTCCAGCGTCGCATCGGGCGGACGAAGCTGGGACCGAAGATCCTCGCCGAGGTGCCGGTCGTGCTCGTGGCGTACGATCTGCTCGAGTGCGCGGGGGAGGACGTGCGGGCGCGGCCGTTCGCATGGCGGCGCGACACGCTGGTGCAGCTGCTCGCCGAGGTGCGTGGCACCGATCGGTTCCGCGTGTCGCCGGTCGTGACTGCATCGTCGTGGGACGAGCTGCGGCGGGAGCAGGCACGCGCACGCGACGAGTGCGCGGAAGGGCTGATGCTGAAGCGGCGCGACGCGCCGTACGGCGTCGGACGTCGCAAGGGGCCGTGGTGGAAGTGGAAGGTGGAGCCGTACACGGCCGATGCGGTGCTCATCTATGCGCAGCCCGGCAGTGGCCGCCGTGCATCGCTGCACACCGATTACACGTTCGCCGTGTGGAACGACGACGGCGAGCTGGTCCCGTTCGCCAAGGCGTACTCCGGGCTCACGGACGCGGAGATCCGGAAGCTCGACGCGTGGATCCGCCGGAACACGATCGAGAAGTTCGGGCCGGTGCGGCACGTGAAGCCCGAGCACGTCTTCGAGCTGGCGTTCGAGGGGATCCAGGAGTCGACGAGGCACAAGTCGGGCATTGCGGTGCGGTTCCCGCGTATCCTGCGCTGGCGGACCGACAAGGTGGTGCGCGATGCGGACTCGCTGGGGACGTTGCGGGGCTTGATCTCGCAGTGA
- a CDS encoding ligase-associated DNA damage response exonuclease, whose protein sequence is MLELTDSGLYCAAGDFHIDPWRPVPRAVITHAHGDHARWGSELYVAAAEGERVLRTRMGPDAQIRTVAWGEVVERNGVRVSLHPAGHILGSAQVRIEHRGEVWVVSGDYKAEPDPTCTPFEPLRCHTFITESTFGLPIYRWRPQAETFAALREWWAANADAGRASVVYGYALGKAQRILAGVIDAGIGPIYTHGAVERLNADYRASGVALPPTMHASAGKKGDFARALIVAPPSAMGSTWLRRFGPHSDAFVSGWMQIRGTRRRRSVDRGFVLSDHVDWPALLAAIEATGAERVWVTHGYREPVVRWLREHGLEAEAVMSRWEGELESETVAEDDSGGGDVAG, encoded by the coding sequence TTGCTCGAGCTGACCGACTCCGGCCTGTACTGCGCTGCCGGCGACTTCCACATCGATCCGTGGCGCCCGGTGCCGCGCGCGGTCATCACCCACGCACATGGTGACCATGCGCGCTGGGGCTCGGAGCTGTATGTCGCCGCGGCGGAGGGCGAGCGTGTGCTGCGCACTCGCATGGGCCCTGACGCGCAGATCCGCACCGTCGCATGGGGCGAGGTCGTCGAGCGGAACGGCGTGCGAGTCTCGCTGCACCCCGCCGGCCATATCCTGGGCTCCGCACAGGTCCGCATCGAGCACAGGGGCGAGGTCTGGGTCGTGTCCGGCGATTACAAGGCGGAGCCCGACCCGACCTGCACACCCTTCGAGCCGCTGCGCTGCCACACGTTCATCACCGAGTCGACGTTCGGGCTGCCGATCTACCGGTGGCGACCGCAGGCGGAAACGTTCGCGGCGCTGCGCGAGTGGTGGGCCGCGAACGCCGACGCGGGCCGCGCGTCCGTGGTCTACGGCTACGCGCTGGGCAAGGCGCAGCGCATCCTCGCGGGCGTAATCGACGCCGGCATCGGGCCGATCTACACGCATGGCGCGGTCGAGCGGCTCAACGCGGACTACCGGGCTAGCGGCGTCGCACTGCCACCGACCATGCATGCATCGGCCGGAAAGAAAGGCGACTTCGCGCGCGCACTGATCGTCGCCCCGCCCTCCGCGATGGGCAGCACCTGGCTCCGCCGGTTCGGCCCGCACTCCGACGCATTCGTCTCCGGCTGGATGCAGATCCGCGGCACACGACGTCGTCGCAGCGTCGACCGCGGCTTCGTGTTGTCGGATCACGTCGACTGGCCCGCACTGCTCGCCGCCATCGAGGCGACCGGCGCCGAGCGCGTGTGGGTGACGCACGGCTACCGCGAGCCCGTCGTGCGCTGGCTGCGCGAACACGGCCTCGAGGCGGAGGCCGTCATGAGCCGGTGGGAAGGCGAGCTGGAGTCGGAGACCGTGGCAGAGGATGACTCCGGCGGCGGGGACGTCGCCGGATGA
- a CDS encoding chemotaxis protein CheA, giving the protein MSSGAGLPPEAMREILPEFMQESLDWMAQAEAALLELEHDPGDIEAVNVVLRAFHTVKGTSAFLGLDAVSGLAHDAESLLIPVRDGGAPFTRAHADLLLAATDATRVLLGHARERVMHGKAAGTSDEYQALRSGLRAAAEHDPTATRDQRGGTSDAGADDVGTAPDRSGGASGAGGQDVVPGHAQARGVDGEWTRVRTRRLDQLLDLVGELVVAQSMVAQDESVVRERHGPLAGKVLQTSRIVRELQSLSLGLRMIPLRPLFQRMQRLVRELSQQSGKQVRLVTEGADTEIDRRMVEALADPLVHMVRNAIDHGIERPDERVAGGKPPEATLRLAAAHAGGAVVLELQEDGRGLDRERILSIAKERGLVADGDTLSDAEVWRLIFAPGLSTAERVTDLSGRGVGMDVVLRSIEALRGRIEIESATGTGTTFTIRLPLTTAITDGLLVRVGAERYILPSLHVISSFRPREDAVVAAATIGGESRGEMVIVQERPVPIVRLHEHFGVADAQVDPARAVLVVMEDGPRRFALLVDELLGQQQFVAKPLTSGLRVPAGISGSAILGDGRVGLILDPAEIAPAARATDPAPLTARSAR; this is encoded by the coding sequence ATGAGCTCCGGTGCCGGGCTGCCGCCCGAGGCGATGCGGGAGATCCTGCCGGAGTTCATGCAGGAGTCGCTGGACTGGATGGCGCAGGCGGAGGCCGCCCTGCTCGAGCTGGAGCACGATCCCGGGGACATCGAGGCAGTGAATGTCGTGCTCCGGGCGTTCCACACGGTCAAGGGCACGTCCGCGTTTCTCGGGCTCGATGCGGTCTCCGGCCTGGCGCACGACGCGGAATCGCTGCTGATCCCCGTGCGCGATGGCGGAGCACCCTTCACGCGCGCACACGCCGACCTCCTCCTGGCAGCAACCGATGCGACGCGCGTGCTGCTCGGGCATGCGCGCGAGCGGGTGATGCATGGCAAGGCGGCGGGAACGTCGGACGAGTACCAGGCGCTGCGTTCGGGGCTGCGCGCGGCGGCCGAACACGATCCGACTGCCACCCGGGATCAACGGGGCGGCACCAGTGACGCGGGCGCAGACGACGTGGGCACCGCGCCGGATCGCAGTGGCGGCGCGAGCGGCGCAGGCGGGCAGGACGTCGTTCCCGGGCACGCGCAGGCACGCGGGGTGGATGGCGAATGGACGCGTGTCCGAACGCGTCGTCTCGATCAGCTCCTCGACCTGGTCGGTGAGCTTGTCGTCGCGCAGTCGATGGTTGCGCAGGACGAGTCGGTGGTCCGGGAGCGGCACGGGCCGCTCGCCGGCAAGGTGCTGCAGACGTCCAGGATCGTTCGCGAGCTGCAATCGCTCAGCCTGGGACTGCGCATGATCCCGCTGCGGCCGCTGTTCCAGCGCATGCAGCGGCTCGTCCGCGAACTGTCGCAGCAGTCCGGCAAGCAGGTGAGACTGGTCACGGAGGGCGCGGATACCGAGATCGATCGCAGGATGGTCGAGGCGCTAGCCGATCCGCTCGTGCACATGGTGCGCAATGCGATCGACCACGGCATCGAGCGGCCGGACGAGCGCGTCGCAGGTGGCAAGCCGCCCGAGGCGACGCTGCGCCTGGCCGCAGCGCATGCGGGTGGTGCCGTCGTGCTGGAATTGCAGGAGGACGGCAGGGGACTCGACCGCGAGCGCATCCTGTCGATCGCCAAAGAGCGCGGGCTCGTGGCGGATGGCGACACGCTGAGCGACGCCGAGGTCTGGCGCCTCATCTTCGCGCCCGGGCTGTCGACAGCGGAACGCGTGACCGACCTGTCCGGCCGCGGTGTCGGGATGGACGTGGTGCTGCGCAGCATCGAGGCGCTGCGCGGCCGGATCGAAATCGAGTCCGCCACCGGCACAGGCACCACGTTCACGATCCGGCTGCCGCTCACGACCGCGATCACGGACGGCCTGCTCGTCCGGGTCGGCGCGGAGCGCTACATCCTTCCGTCGCTGCACGTGATCTCCAGCTTCCGGCCGCGTGAGGATGCCGTCGTGGCTGCCGCGACGATCGGCGGCGAGTCACGCGGCGAGATGGTGATCGTGCAGGAGCGGCCAGTGCCCATCGTGCGCCTGCACGAGCATTTCGGTGTGGCGGACGCGCAGGTCGATCCGGCGCGCGCGGTGCTCGTGGTGATGGAGGACGGTCCGCGTCGCTTCGCGCTCCTGGTCGACGAGCTGCTCGGCCAGCAGCAGTTCGTGGCGAAGCCGCTGACCAGCGGACTGCGCGTTCCGGCGGGCATCAGCGGCTCCGCAATCCTGGGCGACGGGCGTGTCGGGCTGATCCTGGACCCCGCGGAGATCGCCCCGGCGGCCCGCGCGACGGACCCCGCCCCATTGACGGCACGGTCAGCCCGCTGA